A genomic region of Polynucleobacter necessarius contains the following coding sequences:
- the alr gene encoding alanine racemase — protein sequence MNRPILASIHTEAFRHNLSRVRELAPQSKIWSVIKARAYGHCFDAALKGLVSTDGFALLDIQDAVWLREHGWQGRILLLEGLFHENELALARELACDLVVHCDAQLEWLEKFEAKDHKTFNVFLKMNTGMNRLGFKPEVYRTAFHRLHAAGCHMHHMTHFANADQIDRQPSVGCQQELFDQTITGLDGATSLANSAAILWHRNALGDWVRPGIMLYGASPTGLFADIENAHLKAVMQLGSEIIDIQELKKGDRIGYGGRYEAPESMRIGIVACGYADGYPRQAKDGTPVWVDSATKSGEGMICPIVGRVSMDMLTIDLRNAPNARIGTTVELWGDRVPVDEVARLSDTIGYELLCAVAPRVPVAIK from the coding sequence ATAAATAGACCCATTTTGGCATCTATTCACACTGAGGCCTTTCGACATAATTTAAGCAGAGTTCGGGAGTTGGCGCCCCAATCTAAGATTTGGTCGGTAATTAAGGCTAGGGCCTATGGGCATTGTTTTGATGCGGCCCTAAAGGGACTTGTCTCAACCGACGGTTTTGCCTTGTTGGATATTCAGGATGCTGTTTGGTTGCGGGAACATGGCTGGCAGGGCCGAATTCTGCTTTTAGAGGGTTTATTTCATGAAAATGAATTGGCATTGGCTAGAGAGTTGGCCTGCGATCTCGTAGTCCATTGCGACGCTCAGCTTGAATGGCTGGAAAAATTTGAAGCCAAAGACCATAAGACATTTAATGTTTTTCTGAAGATGAACACTGGCATGAATCGACTGGGCTTTAAGCCAGAGGTTTACAGAACAGCCTTTCATCGCTTACATGCTGCTGGTTGTCATATGCATCACATGACACATTTTGCAAATGCCGATCAGATAGACCGCCAACCGTCTGTTGGCTGTCAGCAGGAATTATTTGATCAAACGATTACTGGTTTGGATGGCGCTACTTCACTGGCAAATTCAGCGGCAATACTTTGGCATCGCAATGCTCTAGGTGACTGGGTACGGCCTGGAATCATGCTTTATGGAGCATCACCCACAGGTTTATTTGCGGATATTGAGAATGCTCATCTAAAAGCGGTAATGCAATTGGGTAGCGAGATTATTGATATTCAGGAATTAAAGAAGGGTGATCGCATCGGATATGGCGGTCGCTATGAGGCTCCAGAATCTATGCGTATTGGTATTGTTGCCTGTGGTTACGCTGATGGCTATCCAAGACAAGCAAAAGATGGCACGCCTGTTTGGGTAGATTCAGCCACCAAATCGGGTGAGGGGATGATTTGCCCAATCGTAGGTCGCGTTTCTATGGATATGCTGACTATTGATCTGCGCAATGCGCCAAATGCACGTATTGGCACTACCGTTGAACTTTGGGGGGATAGGGTTCCCGTTGACGAGGTAGCTCGTCTGAGCGATACGATCGGCTACGAATTGCTTTGTGCAGTGGCACCACGCGTGCCGGTGGCGATTAAATAG
- a CDS encoding outer membrane protein assembly factor BamD: protein MSDVISDASLRLTGKHSPQKSAPLFGLRSIALPLSLFAALIILSGCAGSEGQKDDTDIWSETRLYSEATDKLNDADFAKCGKYFDKLEARFPFGPYSQQAQINAAYCYWKAQEQTQALVAIDRFIKLHQGSPTLDYAYYLKALITFNDDLGWLGKFTGQDLSERDPKAAKEAFESFKTVVERFPDSKYAPDSLDRMRYIVNSLAEADVIVARFYYQRGAYLAAANRAQLVIRDYDRAPAVEEALYILTKSYEKLGMVDLSNDAARVFKLNFPDSQMLLTGQRVQKERRWWQLWNK, encoded by the coding sequence ATGTCCGACGTAATATCAGACGCCAGTTTAAGGCTTACCGGGAAACACTCCCCACAAAAATCTGCACCCCTTTTCGGCTTGCGCTCTATCGCCCTGCCTTTGAGCCTCTTTGCAGCCCTAATCATTCTTAGTGGATGTGCAGGCAGTGAGGGTCAAAAAGATGACACTGATATTTGGTCAGAAACAAGATTGTATTCAGAAGCGACAGACAAATTAAATGATGCCGACTTTGCGAAGTGCGGTAAGTACTTTGATAAATTAGAAGCTCGTTTTCCATTTGGCCCCTATTCTCAGCAAGCACAAATTAATGCAGCTTATTGCTACTGGAAAGCTCAAGAACAAACTCAAGCATTGGTTGCTATTGATCGCTTTATTAAATTGCATCAAGGTAGCCCAACACTAGATTACGCCTACTACCTCAAAGCACTCATTACTTTTAATGATGATTTGGGATGGCTTGGAAAGTTCACTGGTCAAGATTTAAGTGAGCGCGACCCAAAGGCTGCTAAGGAAGCATTCGAATCTTTCAAGACTGTTGTAGAGCGCTTTCCAGACAGCAAATATGCGCCTGATTCACTAGATCGCATGCGCTATATCGTGAACTCTTTAGCTGAAGCTGACGTGATTGTGGCGCGCTTTTACTACCAACGCGGTGCATACTTGGCTGCAGCCAATCGTGCCCAACTAGTAATCCGAGACTATGATCGCGCTCCTGCTGTAGAAGAGGCGCTTTATATCCTAACAAAGTCTTATGAAAAGTTAGGCATGGTAGACCTTAGCAATGATGCCGCTCGCGTATTTAAGTTGAACTTCCCAGACAGTCAAATGTTGCTCACTGGCCAAAGGGTTCAGAAGGAGCGTAGATGGTGGCAGCTCTGGAATAAGTAA
- a CDS encoding RluA family pseudouridine synthase, with protein MALPQTPESNPIDYIDDEDFISLEIPLDMAGERLDKVLAGSLTDYSRNRFKSWVEAGAVMVDGKVTKARYLLHGGESIKVFPQEMPEQYAFSPENIPLDVVYEDDSIIVVNKPPGLVVHPAAGNWAGTLLNGLLFHYPELKLLPRAGIVHRLDKDTSGLMVVTRTAQAQTLLVRQLQERTVGRRYLAWVWGDAPSQGKVLASVGRDQRDRLKMAAGSPQGKPAATLFRRLAKGAFLESPVALLECRLETGRTHQIRVHLESLGFPLLGDPVYRKKTPGAAKSLPFERQALHAFALTLQHPASNDLMTWFRLPPQDLMDLMPQVALGLETLPQEQALLNSIQNERQS; from the coding sequence GTGGCATTGCCGCAAACTCCTGAATCGAATCCCATTGATTATATCGATGATGAGGACTTCATCTCCCTGGAAATTCCCCTGGACATGGCTGGTGAACGCCTGGACAAGGTGCTGGCGGGTTCCTTGACTGATTATTCGAGAAACCGATTCAAGTCTTGGGTAGAGGCCGGCGCCGTCATGGTCGATGGAAAGGTCACAAAAGCCCGCTATTTACTGCATGGAGGCGAGAGTATTAAGGTGTTTCCACAGGAAATGCCAGAGCAATACGCTTTTAGCCCAGAAAACATCCCTTTGGATGTGGTTTATGAGGACGACTCCATCATTGTCGTGAACAAGCCTCCTGGGTTAGTTGTTCACCCTGCCGCAGGAAACTGGGCGGGAACGCTATTAAATGGACTGCTATTTCATTATCCGGAGTTAAAGCTTTTACCGCGCGCCGGCATTGTGCACCGACTAGATAAAGATACGTCTGGATTGATGGTGGTTACTCGTACTGCTCAGGCTCAAACATTATTGGTTAGGCAACTCCAAGAAAGAACAGTAGGGCGTAGATATTTAGCCTGGGTCTGGGGTGATGCCCCAAGCCAGGGAAAAGTTTTGGCATCTGTTGGTCGTGATCAGCGCGATCGTTTAAAGATGGCTGCAGGCAGTCCTCAAGGTAAGCCGGCGGCAACGCTATTTCGCCGTCTTGCAAAAGGCGCCTTCTTGGAAAGTCCAGTTGCTTTATTGGAGTGTCGATTAGAAACGGGTCGCACCCATCAGATTCGAGTGCATCTTGAATCGCTTGGCTTTCCATTGCTTGGTGATCCGGTCTATCGAAAGAAGACCCCGGGAGCTGCAAAGTCATTGCCATTCGAAAGGCAGGCGCTTCATGCTTTTGCATTAACGCTGCAGCATCCGGCGAGCAATGACTTAATGACGTGGTTTCGTTTGCCGCCTCAAGATTTAATGGATCTTATGCCTCAGGTGGCTTTGGGTCTGGAGACTTTGCCACAGGAGCAGGCGCTTCTTAATTCGATTCAAAATGAGCGTCAATCGTGA
- the pgeF gene encoding peptidoglycan editing factor PgeF, producing the protein MNLITPQWTAPQNIHAFVTTRSGGVSNAPYDSLNLGDHVEDDPKSVFENRALIATHLPSKPIWLAQTHSTVVSTPKSREYASAPISADAAVTNIPGEVLAILTADCLPVLLASKDGAVIGAAHAGWRGLSAGVIKNTVDQMCTLSDRLLAKDIIAWLGPAIGPESFEVGEDVVKAFEGLDVPMSVSAFSPIAGKSGKYLANIYQLARDRLSALGIQTIYGGDRCTVKEGQEFFSYRRDGKAGRFASFIWIAK; encoded by the coding sequence GTGAACTTGATTACGCCTCAATGGACTGCCCCTCAAAATATTCACGCATTTGTAACAACCAGATCTGGCGGTGTAAGCAACGCTCCCTATGACTCCCTCAATCTTGGTGATCATGTTGAGGATGATCCAAAAAGTGTTTTCGAAAATAGGGCATTAATTGCAACTCACTTACCATCCAAGCCAATTTGGTTGGCGCAAACGCACAGTACTGTAGTGAGCACTCCAAAAAGTCGTGAGTACGCTAGCGCCCCAATTTCTGCTGACGCTGCAGTGACCAATATTCCAGGCGAAGTTTTGGCAATCTTGACTGCTGACTGTTTACCGGTATTGCTTGCAAGCAAAGATGGCGCTGTTATTGGTGCGGCGCATGCTGGATGGCGCGGCCTTAGTGCTGGCGTGATTAAAAATACAGTTGATCAAATGTGCACGCTTTCAGATCGATTGCTTGCAAAAGACATCATCGCTTGGCTTGGTCCAGCAATTGGCCCCGAGTCTTTTGAGGTTGGCGAAGATGTTGTGAAGGCATTTGAGGGACTAGATGTCCCGATGTCTGTTTCGGCTTTTAGTCCAATTGCGGGTAAATCCGGAAAATACCTTGCAAACATCTATCAATTGGCGCGAGACCGATTATCTGCGTTGGGGATTCAAACCATCTATGGTGGAGATCGATGCACCGTAAAAGAGGGGCAAGAGTTCTTTTCCTATCGCCGAGATGGAAAAGCTGGTCGATTTGCCTCATTCATTTGGATTGCCAAATAG
- the phaC gene encoding class I poly(R)-hydroxyalkanoic acid synthase encodes MFAGMNTGATPSLAPHHMALIPPERLAEIQKEYFAELAHIATNPEAIEVKDRRFAGKAWHSSWSKVIAATYLLNSKHLMALAGAVDTDEKSKQKILFTTEQMIDALSPSNFIATNPEVLENIISTQGQSIQKGIVNLLGDMKKGKVSITDETAFEVGKNIATTEGHVVFRNDLFELIQYTPLTENVFERPYLMVPPCINKYYILDLQPDNSVVRHMVSQGHTVFLVSWKNPDASMAEVSWDDYVGKGVIKAIEVVKDIGNVDQLNILGFCVGGTLTTSALAVLAAKDEHPAASLTLFTTLLDFTNTGILDVFIDEGMVEMRENSIGGKYGKYGMMSGLDLGNTFSFLRPNDLVWNYIVENYLKGNSPPPFDLLYWNGDSTNLPGNMYCWYLRHTYLQNDLVKPGKVKICGKKIDLGKIQCPAYLYASQEDHIVPWQSAYESTHILKGKNRFVLGASGHIAGVINPPAKNKRYYFENNKIAPTAQEWLEGATQIPGSWWPNYTKWLEQFAGEKKPASNTFGNAKYKKMEAAPGVYVKEKAA; translated from the coding sequence ATGTTTGCAGGCATGAATACCGGTGCAACGCCTTCTTTGGCGCCGCACCATATGGCACTAATTCCACCAGAGCGTTTGGCTGAAATTCAAAAAGAATATTTTGCCGAGCTAGCCCATATCGCTACAAACCCAGAAGCAATCGAGGTAAAAGACCGTCGCTTTGCTGGTAAAGCATGGCACTCATCTTGGAGCAAGGTGATTGCCGCCACATACTTACTCAATTCAAAACATCTGATGGCTCTTGCTGGAGCGGTAGATACAGATGAAAAGTCTAAACAAAAGATTTTGTTTACGACCGAGCAAATGATAGATGCGCTTTCTCCATCCAACTTCATTGCAACCAATCCGGAGGTTTTGGAAAACATTATTAGCACTCAAGGTCAATCTATTCAGAAGGGCATTGTTAATCTTCTTGGCGATATGAAGAAGGGCAAAGTTTCGATTACCGATGAAACTGCATTTGAGGTTGGCAAGAATATTGCGACCACAGAAGGTCATGTCGTATTTCGCAATGACTTATTTGAATTAATTCAATACACGCCGCTGACGGAAAATGTATTTGAGCGCCCTTATTTAATGGTGCCGCCATGCATCAATAAATATTACATTTTGGATTTGCAGCCAGATAATTCCGTGGTGCGTCACATGGTTAGTCAAGGGCATACAGTCTTCTTGGTTTCGTGGAAGAACCCTGACGCATCGATGGCAGAAGTAAGCTGGGATGACTACGTAGGCAAGGGTGTTATCAAGGCAATTGAAGTGGTCAAAGATATCGGCAACGTTGATCAGCTCAATATCCTAGGCTTCTGTGTGGGTGGAACCTTGACCACCTCGGCCTTGGCTGTCCTAGCCGCAAAGGATGAGCATCCAGCTGCTAGCTTGACCTTATTCACGACCTTATTGGATTTCACGAACACCGGTATCTTGGATGTCTTCATTGATGAAGGCATGGTTGAGATGCGTGAGAATTCGATTGGTGGCAAGTACGGCAAGTACGGCATGATGTCTGGGCTTGATCTAGGCAATACCTTCTCTTTCCTGCGTCCAAATGATTTGGTGTGGAACTACATTGTTGAGAATTACCTGAAAGGCAATTCTCCGCCTCCATTTGATTTGCTTTACTGGAATGGCGATTCCACCAACTTACCTGGAAATATGTATTGCTGGTACTTGCGCCATACGTATTTACAAAACGATTTAGTCAAGCCGGGCAAAGTCAAAATTTGCGGTAAAAAAATTGATCTGGGCAAGATTCAATGTCCAGCATATCTTTATGCATCTCAAGAGGATCACATTGTTCCTTGGCAGTCAGCATATGAATCGACTCACATTCTTAAGGGTAAGAATCGCTTTGTGTTGGGAGCATCAGGTCACATCGCCGGGGTGATTAATCCGCCGGCAAAAAATAAGCGCTACTACTTTGAGAACAACAAAATCGCCCCTACAGCACAGGAATGGCTTGAGGGCGCTACTCAAATACCGGGTAGCTGGTGGCCGAACTATACAAAATGGTTGGAGCAATTTGCTGGCGAGAAGAAGCCGGCAAGCAATACATTTGGTAATGCCAAATACAAAAAAATGGAAGCTGCACCAGGTGTGTACGTCAAAGAAAAAGCAGCTTAA
- a CDS encoding 3-ketoacyl-ACP reductase, which translates to MSQKVAYVTGGMGGIGTAICQRLAKDGFKVIAGCGPNSPRKDRWLGEQKALGYDFIASEGNVSDWDSTVAAFEKVKAEVGRVDVLVNNAGITRDSVFRKMTPDAWKAVIDTNLNSLFNVTKQVIDGMVENNWGRIINISSVNGQKGQFGQANYSTAKAGLHGFTMALAQEVATKGVTVNTVSPGYIGTDMVKAIREDVLEKIVSGIPVKRLGTPEEIASICCWIASDDGGYATGADFSLNGGIHTG; encoded by the coding sequence ATGTCTCAAAAAGTCGCATACGTAACAGGTGGAATGGGTGGTATTGGTACCGCTATTTGCCAACGCTTAGCAAAAGATGGTTTTAAGGTCATTGCTGGCTGTGGCCCAAACTCACCCCGTAAAGACCGCTGGCTCGGCGAGCAAAAGGCTCTGGGTTATGACTTTATTGCCTCTGAAGGTAATGTGTCTGATTGGGATAGTACGGTTGCCGCCTTTGAAAAGGTTAAAGCTGAAGTGGGTCGCGTAGATGTTTTGGTAAACAACGCTGGCATTACCCGTGATAGCGTTTTCCGCAAAATGACTCCAGATGCTTGGAAAGCGGTGATTGATACGAACCTAAACTCATTGTTTAACGTAACCAAGCAAGTTATTGATGGCATGGTTGAGAACAACTGGGGTCGCATCATCAATATCTCTTCCGTGAATGGTCAAAAAGGTCAATTTGGCCAAGCAAACTATTCAACGGCAAAAGCTGGCTTACATGGATTCACCATGGCTTTGGCTCAAGAAGTGGCGACTAAGGGTGTGACCGTGAATACCGTTTCTCCAGGCTATATCGGTACCGACATGGTTAAAGCAATTCGTGAGGATGTCCTTGAAAAGATTGTTTCTGGCATTCCTGTGAAGCGTTTGGGTACCCCAGAAGAAATCGCTTCTATCTGCTGTTGGATCGCATCCGATGATGGCGGCTATGCAACTGGTGCAGACTTCTCATTAAACGGTGGTATTCATACTGGTTAA
- the phaR gene encoding polyhydroxyalkanoate synthesis repressor PhaR: MATRTKRVGEDRLIKKYPNRRLYDTQTSTYVTLSDIKGLVMANEEFKVVDAKTDEDLTRNILLQIILEEEAGGAPVFSSQMLSQIIRFYGNSMQGLMGNYLEKTMQSFVDIHNKLGDQTKGLGAGSTPEAWSQMLNLQNPLMQGLMGNYMEQSKDLFVKMQEQMQNPQNMFGGNFPFTPQPNKTEKE; the protein is encoded by the coding sequence ATGGCTACCCGCACAAAACGAGTTGGTGAAGATCGACTCATCAAGAAGTATCCGAATCGTCGTCTCTACGACACCCAGACTAGCACCTACGTTACCTTGTCAGACATCAAGGGCTTGGTGATGGCGAACGAAGAATTCAAAGTGGTTGATGCAAAAACCGATGAAGACTTAACTCGCAATATTCTGTTGCAAATTATTCTTGAAGAAGAGGCTGGCGGAGCGCCGGTATTCTCATCTCAAATGCTTTCCCAAATCATTCGCTTCTACGGAAACTCAATGCAAGGTTTGATGGGAAATTATCTGGAAAAGACTATGCAGTCTTTTGTGGATATCCATAACAAGCTTGGCGACCAAACTAAGGGCTTAGGTGCTGGTAGTACTCCTGAGGCCTGGTCACAAATGCTCAATCTGCAAAACCCCCTCATGCAAGGTTTGATGGGGAATTACATGGAGCAAAGCAAAGATCTATTTGTGAAGATGCAAGAGCAAATGCAAAACCCACAAAACATGTTTGGCGGCAATTTCCCATTTACCCCACAACCCAATAAGACAGAAAAAGAATAG
- a CDS encoding acetyl-CoA C-acyltransferase family protein — MSRDVVVLSAVRSAIGAFNGSLSSFEPSELGGIVMKEAVTRSGVDPALINYVTVGNTIPTDNRYAYVARVASIQAGLPMESVAMALNRLCSSGLQAIVTTAQQIMLGDCDYGIGGGVEVMSRGMYGSPAMRSGARMGDTKMIDLMVSVLTDPFGVGHMGVTAENLVEKWKFTREEQDALAVESHRRAANAIKEGRFKSQIVPITIKSRKGDVVFDTDEHCKPDTTMETLGKMKAVFKKEGGSVTAGNASGINDGAAFFVLADAETAKKAGHKPIAHLVSYAIAGVPNHIMGEGPIPATKLALERAGLKLDQMDVIESNEAFAAQALAVTKGLGLDPAKTNVNGGAIALGHPIGCSGAAIATKAIHELQRVQGKYALVTMCIGGGQGIATIFERM; from the coding sequence ATGAGTCGTGATGTCGTTGTCTTAAGCGCAGTTCGTTCCGCAATCGGCGCCTTTAATGGTTCACTCAGTAGTTTTGAGCCATCTGAGCTTGGTGGCATTGTGATGAAAGAAGCGGTAACTCGCTCTGGTGTAGATCCAGCACTCATTAATTATGTAACTGTAGGCAATACTATCCCTACAGACAATCGTTACGCTTATGTCGCGCGCGTTGCTTCTATTCAGGCTGGCCTTCCAATGGAATCTGTTGCAATGGCCCTCAATAGACTATGCAGCTCAGGCTTACAAGCCATTGTGACCACCGCTCAACAAATCATGCTTGGTGATTGCGATTACGGTATTGGTGGCGGTGTTGAGGTAATGTCTCGCGGTATGTACGGTTCACCGGCAATGCGCAGCGGTGCACGTATGGGCGATACCAAAATGATCGACTTGATGGTTTCAGTATTGACCGATCCATTTGGCGTTGGTCATATGGGTGTTACTGCTGAGAACCTTGTAGAAAAATGGAAATTTACTCGCGAAGAGCAAGATGCGCTCGCTGTTGAATCTCATCGTCGCGCGGCCAATGCTATTAAAGAAGGTCGCTTTAAGTCACAGATCGTTCCAATCACCATTAAATCTCGCAAGGGTGATGTGGTGTTTGATACTGACGAACATTGCAAGCCAGACACCACAATGGAAACATTGGGCAAGATGAAGGCTGTATTTAAAAAAGAGGGTGGATCTGTTACCGCTGGTAACGCATCAGGCATCAATGATGGTGCTGCATTCTTTGTTTTGGCTGATGCTGAGACAGCTAAGAAAGCTGGTCACAAGCCTATCGCGCATTTGGTGTCATACGCAATTGCTGGCGTGCCAAACCACATCATGGGCGAAGGCCCAATCCCAGCTACTAAGCTTGCGCTTGAGCGTGCTGGTCTGAAATTGGATCAAATGGACGTGATCGAGTCTAACGAAGCCTTTGCTGCACAAGCATTGGCAGTGACTAAAGGTTTGGGCTTAGATCCAGCCAAAACTAACGTAAACGGCGGTGCGATTGCATTGGGTCACCCAATCGGTTGCTCTGGTGCAGCGATTGCAACCAAAGCCATTCACGAATTACAACGCGTTCAAGGCAAATATGCTTTAGTAACGATGTGTATCGGCGGTGGTCAAGGCATCGCTACGATTTTCGAGCGCATGTAA
- the serB gene encoding phosphoserine phosphatase SerB: MINTMSHQTLVALSRDPIPEKMVFDLKNHALKFGASLHTVGGQISSASYFSERWDCGIHLDTGAREELRSISSRFNVDLCFLKAGLNTPDIQVLAMDMDSTLINIECIDEIADFTGKKAAVAQITEATMRGEIKDFKESLRRRVALLEGVQADALEAVYRERLRPNPGAAELLAGAHARGIYTLLVSGGFTFFTEKLREKFGLKQTQANTLEIIDGKLTGKVLDDIVDGAAKAAHLDAACLTLGCTKARAITMGDGANDLIMMNGSGISVAYQAKPVVKEKADAAFDHVGLDAALLLIS, from the coding sequence ATGATTAATACCATGTCACATCAAACACTAGTCGCCCTCTCCAGAGATCCAATTCCAGAAAAGATGGTTTTTGATCTAAAAAATCACGCCCTTAAATTTGGAGCATCTCTGCATACGGTCGGCGGGCAAATTAGCAGTGCCAGCTACTTCTCTGAACGATGGGATTGCGGCATCCATCTTGACACCGGCGCAAGAGAAGAGTTGCGCTCCATAAGCTCTCGATTTAATGTCGATCTATGTTTTTTAAAGGCTGGACTCAATACGCCAGACATTCAAGTGCTTGCGATGGACATGGACTCTACATTAATCAATATTGAATGTATTGATGAGATTGCCGACTTCACTGGTAAGAAAGCTGCTGTCGCACAAATTACCGAAGCAACCATGCGCGGCGAAATCAAAGACTTCAAAGAGAGTTTGCGCAGACGTGTTGCCTTATTAGAAGGTGTGCAAGCGGACGCACTTGAAGCGGTGTATCGCGAACGTCTTCGCCCAAACCCTGGTGCAGCGGAGCTATTGGCAGGTGCCCATGCGCGTGGAATTTATACCCTCCTAGTGTCCGGCGGCTTCACCTTCTTTACGGAAAAGCTGCGCGAGAAATTTGGGTTGAAGCAAACTCAAGCCAATACATTAGAAATTATTGACGGCAAACTCACGGGTAAAGTGCTTGACGATATTGTGGATGGCGCAGCAAAAGCAGCGCATCTTGATGCTGCTTGCTTAACGCTGGGTTGCACCAAGGCTAGAGCTATTACCATGGGTGATGGCGCAAACGACCTCATCATGATGAATGGTTCAGGCATTAGCGTTGCCTATCAAGCCAAACCCGTAGTTAAAGAAAAAGCCGACGCGGCTTTTGACCATGTCGGCTTAGATGCTGCTTTACTACTGATCTCTTAA
- the ispD gene encoding 2-C-methyl-D-erythritol 4-phosphate cytidylyltransferase, producing the protein MSSSNTSASKCHVLLPTAGAGSRLGGELPKQFQQLAGKPMLAYAIEAFLQSPLIESIWIGVSPGFMNNPILQSFSSASKPIYFLPTGGPTRQETVRNTLAEMLKADLAPHDWVLVHDAARPGITPALIEKLISAVTTSESGGLLAVPLADTLKKADLDSVVAGNVPHVEQTIPRDHLWQAQTPQMFALKKLHATLEDAIRLEAEDVTDEASAMELAGFKPLLIEGATRNFKVTHPADWDLMQLLLSSTGK; encoded by the coding sequence ATGAGCTCTTCAAACACATCCGCCTCAAAATGCCATGTTCTCCTGCCTACTGCAGGAGCTGGCTCTCGCTTGGGCGGTGAACTACCTAAGCAGTTTCAGCAATTGGCTGGAAAGCCGATGTTAGCTTATGCCATCGAGGCTTTTTTGCAATCCCCGTTAATTGAGTCCATCTGGATTGGCGTTAGCCCAGGTTTTATGAACAACCCAATTCTTCAAAGCTTTTCAAGTGCCAGCAAGCCAATTTATTTTCTGCCTACAGGTGGACCGACACGTCAAGAAACCGTTCGCAATACTTTGGCCGAAATGCTCAAGGCGGATCTCGCTCCTCATGATTGGGTTTTGGTTCATGATGCAGCCAGACCTGGCATTACTCCAGCGCTAATTGAAAAGTTGATTTCAGCAGTAACCACTTCTGAATCTGGCGGCTTGCTTGCAGTTCCTTTGGCTGATACATTAAAGAAGGCCGATCTCGACTCTGTGGTGGCGGGCAATGTGCCTCATGTGGAGCAAACCATTCCTCGCGACCATTTGTGGCAGGCCCAAACCCCTCAAATGTTTGCCTTAAAAAAATTACATGCTACCCTAGAGGATGCAATTCGTCTGGAGGCGGAGGATGTTACTGATGAGGCAAGCGCAATGGAGCTGGCAGGATTTAAGCCCCTGCTTATTGAGGGTGCAACACGAAACTTCAAGGTGACCCATCCCGCAGATTGGGATTTAATGCAGCTGCTCTTAAGCAGTACTGGTAAATAA
- the ispF gene encoding 2-C-methyl-D-erythritol 2,4-cyclodiphosphate synthase yields the protein MTTSNTHIPQFRIGQGYDVHALVAERKLILGGVHVPYEKGLLGHSDADALLHALTDALLGAAGLNDIGQLFPDTDPQFKGMDSRILLRAALQKVQAAGFQIGNVDATIICQKPKLADFLPEMVRSIAADLAVTPSHVNLKAKTNESLGHLGRGEGIAVHAVALLYKA from the coding sequence ATGACTACATCGAACACACATATCCCACAATTTCGCATTGGTCAGGGTTATGACGTTCACGCCCTGGTGGCTGAGCGCAAGCTTATTCTTGGGGGAGTTCATGTTCCATACGAAAAGGGCTTGCTAGGGCATTCAGATGCAGACGCTTTGTTGCATGCCTTAACTGATGCACTGTTAGGAGCCGCAGGATTAAACGATATAGGGCAGCTATTTCCTGACACTGACCCACAATTTAAGGGTATGGATAGCCGCATCTTGCTGCGTGCAGCACTTCAAAAGGTTCAGGCAGCAGGCTTTCAGATTGGTAACGTTGATGCCACCATCATTTGCCAGAAGCCAAAATTGGCGGATTTTTTGCCTGAAATGGTCAGAAGTATTGCTGCCGACTTGGCGGTGACCCCTAGTCACGTCAATCTGAAGGCCAAAACCAACGAATCCCTTGGCCATCTTGGAAGAGGCGAGGGGATAGCCGTCCACGCCGTGGCTTTGCTCTACAAGGCCTAA